The nucleotide window GATTTGGTGGCACACTTTCTTGAGTAGCTTCCAGAGGAAGAATGTAGAAGAAGTAAACTATTTGAGTTCTTTCGTGTCTGAAAATGTTTCCAGTCTAACTTCATAAGTTGACAGTTTGGGTgaagaattctaggttggaaaatcattttttccctcagaattttgaagCCATTACTTTATCATCTTCTAGTTCCCCCATGCTGTTGCTTAAAAGTCTGAAGGTACTCTGACTTCTGATTGtgaccttttttccccctctctgacAGTTACTCTCTCAGCGTATTGAAGATATTATTCAACTGTCTTCTGGATTTCATTGGTGCTATTGAGAAGTCAGCTTGCAGTCTAAAAATAATGGTTTTAAAGGTAATCAGCTTTTTATCTGTGACTGCTTTTAAGATCTTGTGTCTAGGTATGGACCTATTTCTGTCTTTCCTGCTTGGGATATATTGGGCTTTTTTAATTTGTGGATTTGTGTCTTTCATAAGTTTTGGAAAGTTCTTAGgtagtatcttttattttatttatttatttatttattttttgttattgacacagagtctcgctctgttgcctgggctagggtgccatggcgtcagcctagctcacaacaacctccaactcctgggctcaagcaatcctactgcctcagcttgggactacaggtgtgcgccaccatgcccggctaatgttttctctctctctctctctttctctctgtgtgtgtgtatgtatgtgtatatatatatatatatatatatattctttttttagttgtccagctaatttctttctatttttctagtagagacggcgtctcgctcttgctcaggctggtctcgaactcctgagctcgagcgatcctcccacctcggcctcccagagtgctaggattacaggtgtgagccaccgcgcccggccgtattttttaaaattttgctgctATTTCATTCTATCTTCTCTTTCTGTCATGACAATTAGATTTTTGTTAGACCTTCTCACACTTTCTTCCATgtcttctatttttcaaattttctatttctttgagccTCTGTGGTGCATTCTGGATACTTTCTTTAGCTCTGTTGTACAGTTTACTAATAGTCTCTCCAGTCATATCTAATCTGCTACTAAATCCATCTattgaacatttaaattttttttttttgagacagactctcactctgttgtccgggctgagtgccgtggtgtcagcctagctcacagcagcctcaaactcctgggctcaagcaatcctcctgcctcagcctccctagtagctgggactacagctatgcgccaccatgcccggctaattttttttatttatattttttagttgtccagttaatttctttctatttttagtagagacggggtctcgctcttgctcaggctggtcttgaactcctgagctcaaatgatcctcccacctcggcctcccagagtgctaggattacaggcgtgagccaccgcgcccagccgaacatttaaaaaatttataaacagtGAAATCTGACATATGTACATAAAGGTACAGAAAACATcaacatatattttaagaaataatgataacATGAACGCATGTTTAACTAGTACTCAAGGCAAGCACCCCAGCCTCCACGTGTTCTCTCCAGTCATAATCCCCTTCTCCCAGCTCAGTGGAAACCATCATCCTGAAGTTTATGTTACAACATCCCTGCTTTTCTGTATAGCTTTACTGCTTGTGTAGGCATCTCTacataaaatcattttgtttgGCCTGCTTTtggaatttatataaatggaatcatacacaaTATGGATTTTCTGTTTGGCTCCTTCAACATTATGCTTGTGAAATTCATTCGTGCTTTTCAAGGATGtagttcattttcattgctgtacaGTTGTATATTGTTGCATAGATTACAGTTTCCTTACACATTCTACTCTTGATAGGCAGGTGAGTTGTTTCTAGTAGTTGGTTTTTGGGAACATTAGTGTACCTGTCTCCTGGGGATATTGCTGACaaatgcaattgctggatcattcAGTATGCATATCTTCAACTTTATACTACCAAATGCTTTTCCAAAGTAGTTATACCAATTTACTCTCCCCCCAGTAGTGATTGAGAGTTCCTGTTGCCCCACATCCTTATTCAGCACTTATTATTGTTTGCCTAAATTTGGCCAATCTGctgggtgtgtagtggtatcacactgtgttttttaaatcaaggtaTAATTTACTTACAGTAAATAAAATACCCAGAACCAAGGTGTCTATTACATATAATCACTTCTGACTTGCCACCGGGAGAGCATTTTCAGATTGCAAACTGTTGCGAAGGTACTTACAGTTTCAAAGTAGAAacaaggctgggcgaggtggttcatgcctgttatcccagcactttgggagactgagatgggagaatcacttgaggccaggagttcaagaccagcttgggcaacatagcaagaccccatctctacaaaaaaattttaaaaaattagcggggcatggtggcacacacctgtagtcccagctactcaggaggcaaagtcaagaggattgtttgagcctgggagtttgaggttgcagtgagctatgatcataccactgtactccagcctggatgacagagtgagctccagtctcaaaaaaaaaaaaagaaaaaagaaagaaacagaacagagGTTTCACCTGAGCTGGCCCCACCTTCGTCTTCTAGATCCTTGTCCCCTACTCTGCCCTCCTGGTCTACTGGACTCCAGCTATGTTGCTGTTGCCATCTTTATTTTAGAGGTGAGAAAACTGGGCCTCTGAGTGGCTTATTAACTCACTCAGGGTCTCAGGGTGGTGGATCACGGATTTGAACTGGGCTCTATCTCAAAGGCAATGTTATTCCTCACCATGTGTGAGACTCATTATTTTGTGTTACGATAGACTTTTCCATCCTGGGCTGTCAGCTCTACGTGAGCAAGGAATTTATCTGGCTTCTATgccacatagtaggccctcaagaaatatgtgttgaataaatgattgaatgaatgaatgaacctggTTAGGATGCAAATTTCTCTGGGAGTCGCATTAGGGCAAGCCATATGGGTTAATGGGAATGAGTTTATTCCATACTTTACAAGAACAGTTCTTTACAAATGAGAATCACATTggtaaataattctttttttttttttttttttgagacagagtctcgctttgttgccggggctagagtgagtgttgtggcatcagcctaggtcacagaaacctcaaactcctgggctcaagcaatcctcctgcctcagcctcccgagtagctgggactacaggcatgcaccaccatgcccagctaattttttctgtatatatttttagttgtccatataatttctttctatttttagtagagatggggtcttgctcttgctcagggtggtctcgaactcctgagctcaagcaatcctcccgcctcggcctcccagagtgttaggattacaggcgtgagccactgcgcccagcccacaGTGGGTAATTCTTGAAAGGGAAAATAGAGCAAGAGGCAGGGCAGTTGTGGAGGGGAGATTCTAGCCATCTGGGGATCATAGGTAGTAAGGTACACCCATAGAGCAAGGAGTCAGATGCTGAAAAGGAGGGGAGAAGAGCCCAGAAGATGAACTTGACCTCCCAGTGTGCATTGGCCCCATCTTGAATGCACGAATGTTGTATGCATTAGTATTCATGCATATGTATGTTTTCATGAAGTGAAGTCATGATGTGTCCAATTCTCCTGCTATTTGCAGGTCACAGAGTACCTATTTTGTGATTTCTTATTTCCAGATGCAGGCAGAATACAAGAGCTCAAGTGCAACCCTCCCCTCCAATGTGCCTTCATGCAGGTCCCTGTCCAGGGAAGATGGCCCCAGTGGCCACTGCAGCCTCTCGGATAGGGAGTTTCCCCGGAACTTACAGGATGGCATCAAGTACCGCATCTTCTACCTGTCAGAGCAGCTGAGAGTGGAGAAGGCCGTCCGGGACGAGAACACCGTGGGCTACCTCAAGCTGGTGGCCAAAGCAGACCGGCAACAGGCCCTGCATATCCGGCAGGCCTTTGAGAAGGTAAACCAACGTGCCTCTGCTACCATCGCCCAGATCGAGCGAAGGCTCCTCCAGTGTCACCAGCAGCTCCAGGAGCTGGAGGAAGGATGCAGGCCCAAAGGCTTAGCGCTGACAACAGAAAGTAACCTGGACAACTGTGAGCAGCCCAGTGAGGAGGCCCCATTTTCCGAGTCCCCCAAGCCGGGTAGGGAAGACTGCCTGCCCACCAACCTGCCCAATGTCATCAAACCCTTCCCGGGCTTGCAACAGGGGAAGTTGTCAGAGACAAAATGCGTGGCCCGGCAACGAAACCTGCTGTTGCAGAAGGTGAAGGAAGAGCTGAAAGAAGTCAAGAAGTTCCTCATCAGCGTCAAGATATCCTATCAGAGCCTAAAGGACAAGTATCTGACAGACCTGCAGGTGTCGCTGGAGTCCCTTCAGGAGGAGAAATGCAGGTGAGGCGGAGtcctttctcctgcctttggCTCTGGGGACGGAAgcggtggcggggggggggggggggggggggggggcggagcaGCCCCCAGGACCCCTCTGTGGGAGGGTGAAAGGAGCTGAGACTTGGGCTTGGAGAgtcagggtgaggggtagtgGGAAGAGAAGGGTCAGCAGGTCCTGCAGTGGAGCGGGCTGGTCCTCTTCCTGTGGTCTCACACCTGCTCTGTCCCTTGCTGGCAAATGAGGCTTCAGCTCTGTGGTTCCTGCCAGGTGGTTGTGGCGGTGGCTGCACAGAGTCACCGGCTCTGGCTCTGCAGGGGCAGGAGACAGTGCAGTGGTGGCGAGAGTCCCTCAGATACCTCTGGTCCTATTCAGCTGGGAAGGTTTGACTCAGGACTGGAGTCACCTTGCCAGCCCTAATCTCTTCACCTGTGCTTGCAGGCGAGCTGGGGTACAAGGTCAAGTATCCGATATTGGTTCTGAAGGTGACTGCCTTCTGATGAATGCTTTGTCCCCACAGTGCAGTGGCTcggttttattttcctctaagacAAGACTAGGGCCcaccaataggaaaaaaaaaaaggcaacccCCATCTCTCCATTCCTAATGGGACCATTCTCTGGGTTCCCACTGCCCTTCAGGGGCACCACACTCTCTCCCCCTCGCCACAGCCAATGGCTAAAGAACGCTGCTCCTTCCGGCTGCCTGGCAAGGGAGTGAGGGATTCCCTTAGGTGAGCCAGGATTCTCagcattttcatgaaaataagaaCTCTGCAGTCCTTTTAGTGCCTACGTGTACGTGGGAGAAGAGGTGAGCGGGAATCACCCTCTTCAGTTTCCCAGGGAAAGCTTCCCAGCGTTCACGTGGCCTAAGAATTCATAAAGCGCAGCTGAAGAACATTACTTACACTAGCAAGCGAGATAACCAGTCAGAATTACcgggttctttttcttttttctttctttttgagacagagttttgctctgttgcctgggctagagtaccgtggcgtcagcctaactcacagcaacctcaaactcctgggctcaagcaatcctcctgcctcagcctcctgagtagctgggactacaggcatgcaccaccatgcccggctaatttttctatttttagtagagatggagtcttgctcttgctcaggctagtctcagactcctgagctgaagcgatcctcctgcctcgacctcccagagtgctaggattgcaggtatgagccaTTGCACTCGCCCAAGAATTACAGATTTCTTTTGGAGGTATTTTTTATAGGACATGGCAATCAAGTCTAAAATCTTGAGAACGTTAAAGACTCCTTTGTTGAAATGACATTTACAAGGTTAGATTTGTATTAAGCAAGAGTAGAGCTTGGTGGCAGTTACACATATCCCTGTATGTTTCCATACGGCACAGGCCCATGGGACTGCTGTGCTCAGACGAACTCTTAACTCCTATCAAATCAGAATCTTTCAGCTGGCCTCTTGATGCAGGGGTTGACCACAGGGGAGCAGGGCAATACCTCTCTctcgatctctctctctctctctgtctctcagatTCTACAAACTTGCACTTCTGACCCAGTAGCTCCTGCCAACGACTGCGATATGAGTGTGAAATAAGTTTTATTGTGTTCAGCCCCTGAGATTGCTGGTTGTTTGCTACAGCAGTTAGCCTACCCTGACCAATACATATCCCAAGCAAAAAAGCAGGTCTGCGGGGCTCAAGTTTCCCAGGAGGAATGGACGGAGGCCTGAAGATGATTTTCACTGTTAGCATGTGCTCACAGCTGAGCCAGGGCACAAGGTCAAGTGGCATTGTCCTCCTGTAGTCTTCAGAcgtccactttatagatgaggaaacagagtctcCGAGAGGCACGTGCGGGCCACCCAACTGGTAAGTGCAGACCGGAGAGCATTTCACAGCACCCTGGCCACGTGGCTCAGTGGGAAAGTTAGATTTGGGTGTGTGTCAGGTGAGATGCAATGAGGAGGtgaaaagaaaatgcatgaaACCGAAGAAATGTATTATTCACAGATCCCAGAGACATTCAGCTTTCCTGCAGGGCTTGTCGATTAGCtggtttaaagaaaacatataggAAGGGGCACTCGCGTGGGACATTCGGTTTTATTGTGGTCAGCAGCTGTGGGGTGTGTTGGACTTTTGGGTCAGTGAGACAGGAACAAGTGGGTTATATGATAAACGGCCACCTGGGGCAGGGGAGTTTTATCTAGGCCAAAGGCGACAGGGTACAGCTGGGTTTCAGGTGACTTAATGGCAGCCTAAAAATGGATGCTGAGGCTGTAactatattaaacaaatttatgaCAAGGACTTTCTTTTCTCCAATTGAGATAGAATTCACATAATattaaattaaccattttaaagtgtacaattcagtggcgtTACATACAGCCACGATGTTGTACACAACCTTCGCCTCTTTCTAGTTgcagaacatttttgtcaccccaaaagGAGACCCCCAGACCCATATGCGGTCAGTCCCCATTGCCTCTCATCCTTAGCTCTAGCCATTCAGTAACCtcttttctatctctatgaatttgcctattctgggcatttcatataaatgggatcatgcaacatgtggccttttgtgtctaaCTTCTTTCACTGAACATGATGTTTCCAAGGCTCATCCACGTTGCAGCATGGattagtacttcatttttttatggctgaagaatAGCCCCGTGCATGGATAGACCATATCTTGTTTATCTGTCCATCAGTAGATGGATATTTGCgttgttttcaccttttagcTGTTGTGAAAAGCTTGGCTACGGGCACTCGTGTACGTGCATTTGTTTGAACACTAGTTTTCAATTCTTTGTGGTCtgtacccagcagtggaattgctgggtcctcTGGTGACTCCAGGTAAATGTTcagaggaactgccagactgttttccacggTGGCTGCACCATGTTGCCTTCCCGCCAGCAATGTACAAGGCTTCTAATTTCTTCACGTCCTTACCAACAGTCCTTATTGTCCTTTTTCTCCAATGGATGCGattgtgaagtggtatttcattatgagggctttctttcctttttatttctctgagtctTTTGATGGGCTGAAATtctttttgtgcattttttattgtggtaaaaaaaaacacataacataaaatttaccatgttagCCATGATTCTGAGAAGTGCAGGGTCTCTCTCACAGCCTCAGTCAGACTTGGGAGGCTTGGGACTGGCCTAGTGGCCCTGGGGTCCTCCTTCAGGAGATCTGGATTTGTGGGTCCTCCCAGGGGACACTCCTGCTTCCTCTGGAGTTGCTCGAGGTTCCTGCTACACTCTGCGGTCTGTACCGAAGAGAAGCCTCAGCCTGGATGGGGAGTGCGGAAGCCCCTGACTCCTGCAACAGGGTGTCGTGGACTTGAGGATTTGGGACAGAAGGGTCTTTGCCAggcttctcttccctcttttttttttttttttgagacagagtctcactctgttgcccgggctagagtgagtgccgtggcgt belongs to Eulemur rufifrons isolate Redbay chromosome 30, OSU_ERuf_1, whole genome shotgun sequence and includes:
- the TEX28 gene encoding testis-specific protein TEX28 encodes the protein MVLKAEYKSSSATLPSNVPSCRSLSREDGPSGHCSLSDREFPRNLQDGIKYRIFYLSEQLRVEKAVRDENTVGYLKLVAKADRQQALHIRQAFEKVNQRASATIAQIERRLLQCHQQLQELEEGCRPKGLALTTESNLDNCEQPSEEAPFSESPKPGREDCLPTNLPNVIKPFPGLQQGKLSETKCVARQRNLLLQKVKEELKEVKKFLISVKISYQSLKDKYLTDLQVSLESLQEEKCRQTLMEEHLSDHLQGHLDEIYHLKQNLACTEEKMAYLSYERDKEIWEVMETFKSRISKLETLQQVTQLEMTEHLRSRPQEFFFRFLSLLLTLASLLLASVSAIFSLPLPLFNSRLRACTALVLLGLGALAWQKRHAIPTLDWQVWVPSRWRLCSKDSNPPSDGP